The proteins below are encoded in one region of Campylobacter rectus:
- the moaC gene encoding cyclic pyranopterin monophosphate synthase MoaC → MLTHIDENNRPKMVDVSDKGVTTRIAVASGVIKMSREAFDAIKNNTGKKGPVLQTAVVGAIMGAKKTSELIPMCHPLLISGINCDIEELTEICAYKLTVSVKIDGKTGVEMEALTGVSVGLLTIYDMIKAIDKTMQITDIALESKSGGKSGDYVRSK, encoded by the coding sequence ATGCTAACTCACATAGACGAAAACAACCGCCCCAAAATGGTCGACGTAAGCGACAAGGGCGTAACTACGCGCATAGCCGTGGCAAGCGGCGTCATAAAAATGTCGCGCGAAGCCTTTGACGCGATCAAAAACAACACCGGCAAAAAAGGTCCGGTCCTGCAAACCGCCGTCGTAGGCGCGATAATGGGCGCAAAAAAGACGAGCGAACTCATCCCGATGTGCCACCCGCTGCTAATCAGCGGCATAAACTGCGACATCGAGGAGCTAACCGAAATCTGCGCCTACAAGCTAACCGTTAGCGTCAAAATAGACGGCAAAACAGGCGTCGAGATGGAGGCGCTAACAGGCGTTAGCGTCGGTCTTCTAACTATCTACGATATGATAAAAGCGATAGATAAAACCATGCAGATAACAGACATCGCGCTAGAAAGCAAGAGCGGAGGCAAAAGTGGCGACTACGTGCGATCTAAATAA
- a CDS encoding MalY/PatB family protein — translation MKYDFDAPVERDGTYSSKWKTSGDELPMWVADMDFKVAPEILEALQKRLDNGVFGYSYVPQEWSEAVCSWWSRRHDVKFDPNWLIFCTGVIPIISSAVRKFTSMGDKIVIQSPVYHVFYRSIENNGRIALTNELAYDGRGYDIDFADLEEKLADPLATMFILCNPHNPVGKIWSAQKLAKIGELCAKHGILVISDEIHCDITSPGKSYMPFIGASETCKNISITCVSPTKAFNIAGLQSSAAVVPNPKLRAKMAKAINDDEVGEGNAFSCIATIAAFERGEAWLEQMREYVWQNRKIVSEFLQNELPQIRLVEQDATYLLWLDCREICDDASDFHKFLRQKAGLWLNDGNAYRGAEKCFLRLNIATQRSRVLEGLKRLKSGALAYAKSRQ, via the coding sequence ATGAAATACGATTTTGACGCGCCGGTGGAGCGAGACGGGACGTATTCGTCAAAATGGAAAACGAGCGGAGACGAGCTGCCGATGTGGGTGGCGGATATGGATTTTAAGGTCGCGCCCGAAATTTTAGAAGCGCTGCAAAAGCGCCTGGATAACGGAGTTTTTGGCTATTCGTACGTGCCGCAGGAGTGGAGCGAGGCCGTCTGCTCGTGGTGGAGCAGGCGCCACGACGTCAAATTTGACCCAAATTGGCTGATTTTTTGTACGGGCGTGATCCCGATCATCAGCTCCGCGGTGCGCAAATTTACGAGCATGGGCGATAAAATCGTGATCCAAAGCCCCGTCTATCACGTCTTTTACCGCAGTATCGAAAACAACGGCAGGATCGCGCTTACAAACGAGCTAGCCTACGACGGGCGCGGCTATGATATAGACTTTGCCGACCTCGAAGAAAAGCTCGCCGACCCGCTAGCTACGATGTTTATCCTTTGCAACCCGCACAATCCCGTCGGCAAAATTTGGAGCGCCCAGAAGCTAGCCAAAATCGGCGAACTATGCGCCAAGCACGGCATTTTGGTGATCTCTGACGAGATTCATTGCGACATCACGAGCCCCGGCAAAAGCTACATGCCGTTTATCGGCGCGAGCGAGACTTGCAAAAACATCTCGATCACCTGCGTTTCGCCGACCAAAGCCTTTAACATCGCCGGCCTGCAAAGCTCCGCCGCCGTAGTGCCAAATCCCAAACTGCGCGCCAAAATGGCAAAAGCCATCAACGACGATGAGGTCGGCGAAGGCAATGCGTTTTCTTGTATCGCGACGATCGCGGCGTTCGAGCGAGGCGAAGCGTGGCTCGAGCAGATGCGCGAATACGTCTGGCAAAACCGCAAAATCGTGAGCGAGTTTTTGCAAAACGAACTGCCGCAGATCAGGCTTGTGGAGCAGGACGCCACGTATCTACTCTGGCTTGACTGCCGCGAAATTTGCGACGACGCGAGCGATTTTCATAAATTTTTACGCCAAAAAGCGGGGCTTTGGCTAAACGACGGCAACGCATACAGAGGTGCGGAAAAATGCTTCCTACGTCTAAACATCGCCACGCAAAGATCGCGCGTGCTAGAGGGGCTAAAACGCCTAAAATCAGGCGCCCTAGCCTACGCGAAAAGCAGGCAATAA